In one window of Mytilus trossulus isolate FHL-02 chromosome 7, PNRI_Mtr1.1.1.hap1, whole genome shotgun sequence DNA:
- the LOC134724620 gene encoding RYamide receptor-like — MSADSFDTSLMPLATDNGTFPTELPPGHSPLKSPAYLKAITISMYSIIIILAVGGNSIVCYIVFRARRMRTVMNFFIVSLALSDILMAIFCIPFTFLANLVFNYWPFGKILCPVVTYLQVVSVFLSSFTLVAISLDRYIAIIYPLRRKLTKKQAFIVIASIWVVSFLIPIPTAVTSRSQKYVNASTAPSFCEEILWENEGAKLTYNGVLFFLQYINPLVILIVTYGRISYVMWAIKTPGEAMSSRDQRMSESKRKIIKMMITVVVIYAICWLPLNIINFVGAIDIRIYNIRGMNYIWMGSHWLAMSNCMYNPFIYCWMNAKFRNGFLRVFSCFTCGVIDCQDRLELERLRRQDTMLTSMNGNSNSSRRFNSSKHSSSNSKRSYCDYTAIKEKGIQ, encoded by the exons ATGAGTGCCGATTCCTTTGATACGTCTCTAATGCCACTGGCAACAGACAACGGCACATTCCCGACGGAATTGCCACCAGGGCATAGTCCTCTGAAGTCACCAGCATACTTAAAGGCTATTACAATATCTATGTATTCCATTATCATTATTCTTGCTGTCGGCGGAAATAGTATCGTCTGCTACATTGTATTCCGAGCGCGAAGGATGAGAACAGTGATGAACTTCTTCATTGTTAGTTTAGCACTAAGTGATATTTTGATGGCAATATTTTGTATTCCGTTTACATTTCTTGCCAATCTTGTGTTTAATTATTGGCCATTCGGAAAAATATTGTGCCCAGTTGTGACTTATTTACAAGTAGTTTCGGTATTTTTGAGCTCATTTACTCTTGTTGCAATAAGCTTAGATAGGTATATTGCAATTATATACCCACTTCGAAGGAAACTTACGAAAAAGCAAGCTTTTATAGTTATTGCTAGCATTTGGgttgtatcatttttaattcCAATTCCAACAGCTGTGACGTCACGTtcacaaaaatatgtaaatgcaTCAACAGCTCCTTCATTTTGTGAGGAAATTCTATGGGAGAATGAAGGTGCCAAACTTACATACAATGGAGTACTcttctttttacaatatataaatcCGTTGGTAATTTTGATCGTTACCTACGGGCGGATAAGCTATGTAATGTGGGCTATTAAGACTCCTGGCGAAGCCATGTCATCAAGGGACCAGCGCATGTCTGAATCTAAACGAAAG attATAAAGATGATGATTACTGTTGTTGTGATTTATGCCATTTGTTGGCTTCCCTTGAACATTATCAACTTTGTTGGAGCCATAGACATTAGAATATATAATATTCGAGGCATGAATTATATTTGGATGGGAAGCCATTGGCTTGCAATGAGTAACTGTATGTATAACCCTTTCATTTATTGCTGGATGAACGCCAAATTCCGGAATGGCTTTTTGAGAGTTTTCAGTTGTTTTACATGCGGAGTGATAGACTGTCAAGATAGACTCGAGCTTGAACGACTGCGGCGCCAAGATACAATGCTCACATCTATGAATGGAAATAGTAATTCGTCAAGAAGATTTAATTCATCAAAACATTCATCTTCAAATTCCAAAAGATCATACTGTGACTATACtgcaataaaagaaaaaggcatccaATAA